Within Patescibacteria group bacterium, the genomic segment AATACCACCTTCCACAATTTTGCTATACTAGATAGTAGAGTGAAAAATCATCGAAAAAGAAAATATAAAAATATTGTTATTGTTGTAATAAGCTTGGTTTTTGCGTTTGTTCTTTCTCGCGTAGACGCCTTTCATTCTTTGCTATTAAGCCTGGGGGGGTTGGGGTATATTGGCGCCTTTATTGCCGGTATTCTTTTTGTTTCTACTTTTACCGTAGCCACGGGATCTTTAATCCTTTTAATACTTGCCGAAACTTTATCTCCCATAGAACTAGGGTTAATTGCTGGACTTGGGGCTGTTGTTGGGGATTTACTTATTTTTAGATTTATAAAAGACGGTTTGGCAGAAGAAATCGAGTTGGTTTATAACAAAATTGACGGTGGTCCCCACCTTAAAAAACTTTTGCATTCCAAATACTTTAATTGGATGCTACCCGTGATGGGGGCAATAATTATTGCTTCACCACTACCCGATGAATTAGGCGTGAACCTTATGGGTCTTTCCAAAATAAGCACTTCTCGATTTATTCTTCTTTCTTACTTTTTGAATTCCCTGGGAATATTTTTAGTTGTTTCGGCATCGGTGTTTATTAAACCCTAGAAAAATTATGCTACTAAGTGACCAAGGATTGTCTAGCAAAGAGGTTGCAAAAAGACAGCACAAATATGGTTTAAATGTTTTACCCGAAAAACCACCCTTGGGAAATTTTTTTCTTCTCCTGCGACAACTTAAAAACCCATTAATTTATGTTCTACTCTTGGCGGGAGCAGTGACTTTAATTATTGGGCATTTTCCTGACGCTACAATTATTTTACTTGCCGTAGCTGTTAATACTGTTTTAGGATTTATTCAAGAAAAAAAGGCTTCTAATGCCCTGCGAGCCCTAAAAAACTATGTTACTAGTTGGGTAATTGTGATTCGAGATGGAAAGCGCAAATCGATAAAAACTGGGGAAGTTGTTCCAGGGGATATTGTAATCCTCAGCCAAGGGGTAAAGGTACCGGCTGATGGCAGGATTGTTTCCGCCAACCGTTTTTATTTAGATGAATCCGTACTTACCGGAGAAAGCGTGTCTGTAAAAAAATCCCCAAACGAGCCTGTTTTTATGGGAACAACAGTTTCTTCTGGGCAGGCCACAATGCTGGTTAAAGGTATTGGGGCGAGTACTAAGATGGGGGCAATTGCCTTGCAAATTCAAGAAACGGAGGGAGACACTCCCCTTCAAAGACAGCTTAAAAGGTTTAGTCAACAATTAGTTTTGGTGGTAGGTGTGTTGATTACTCTTGTGTTTGCGATTGGCATTCTTTATCGGTTCAGCGTTATGGATATGTTTATTACCTCGGTAGCTTTGGCAGTGTCGAGTATTCCAGAAGGTCTAGCCGTTTCGTTAACAGTGGTGTTGACTATTGGAATGCAAAAAATTCTCAAGCGGCGAGGTCTGGTAAAAAAACTTGCCACGGCCGAAACTTTGGGAGGAGTGACGGTTATCTGTGTTGATAAAACAGGAACCCTAACCCACGGAAAAATGAAAGTCGTGGATGTAATTGGAAATAAAAGAGATCTAGCGGAGCAAGTATTATTGGCAAACGATTTAGACGATCCAATTGTTATTTCGGCGTTCGAGTGGGGGCGAACAATAATTAGCGATTTTGTTTCTGAACATCCGCGACTTGATAGCTTACCCTTTTCTTCTAAAGAGAAATTCTTTGCTAGTTTAAACAAATGGTCGAATAATAAAAACAAACTTTATGTAAACGGAGCACCCGATCTCCTGCTTAAGTGGACAACCCTATCGGAAAAAGAAAGGAATGAGGTTTACTCTGTCATAGATAACCTTACAAAACAGGGTAAGCGGGTTATCGGGTTTGCCCAAAAAGATGTTTCTGGCAACAAACGCGATTTAGAAAACTATAACATCAAGGAGGATCTTGTGTGGGTTGGGATGCTGGCTTTTTCTGATCCTGTTCGTGCTGGAGTCAAAGATGCCTTGGAACAGGCAACAATGGCTGGTGTTCGTACGATAGTTGTTACAGGAGATTACTCTAAGACTTCGGAGTTTGTTATGCTGGACTTGGGAATTCCTCTTAAAAGCTATGAAATTATTACCGGAGATGAACTAAAAACTCTTTCTGCTGGTGAGCTTGCTAATAAAGTTAAAACGGTGCGCTTGTTTGCCAGAACCACGCCAGATCAAAAATTGGCAATTGTAGAGGCGTTAAAGAAAAACGGTGAGATAGTGGCAATGATGGGAGATGGAGTAAATGATGCCCCAGCGTTACATGTTGCCGATATTGGAATAGCCGTAGGCGAAGCTACCGATGTTGCTAAAGAATCTGCGGATTTAGTACTTCTGGATTCTAACTTTTCTACAATAGTCGGGGCAATAGAGGAGGGGAGAGCGATGTTCGAAAATATTAGAAAAATTATTCTCTATCTAATGTGCGACGCTTTTTCGGAAATCGTAGTTGTCTTGGGAGGTATTGTCTTGGGCCTACCTTTGCCAATAACTGCCGTACAAATTTTATGGGTCAATCTTATTTCGGACGGGTTTCCCGATCTTGCGCTAACAATTGATCCAAAAAGGGCAACCATTATGAAGGAAAAACCCCGTTTTTCTGGGGAGCATTTGGTAAACAAATGGATGGCTACTCTTATTGGATTTGTAAGTTTAGTGGCTGGGGTAATCACCTTAGGCGCTTTTATAATCGTATATAGCGTGTCTCAAGATATTAATACAGCTCGTTCCATGGCTTTTATAGTGTTAGGTTTAAATTCCCTTGCTTATGTCTTTTCGGTCAGAGCGCTTATGACACCTTTTTGGAAGAATCATCTTTTTGAAAACCGTTGGTTAATTGTCGCGGTTGTTGCTGGATTCGGATTACAAGTGTTGCCGTTCTCGTCCCCTAGTTTAAGACAGTTTTTTGGATTGCATAGTCTTAATTTAATATATTGGGTAGTGGCAATAACTCTTTCGGTTTTGATGTTTTTTGTAATAGAAGTATTTAAGTTTGTTTATCAACATAGAAGACGGTTGTACTACTAAAAGGAGGTGATATTTTTATGAAAA encodes:
- a CDS encoding HAD-IC family P-type ATPase, translated to MLLSDQGLSSKEVAKRQHKYGLNVLPEKPPLGNFFLLLRQLKNPLIYVLLLAGAVTLIIGHFPDATIILLAVAVNTVLGFIQEKKASNALRALKNYVTSWVIVIRDGKRKSIKTGEVVPGDIVILSQGVKVPADGRIVSANRFYLDESVLTGESVSVKKSPNEPVFMGTTVSSGQATMLVKGIGASTKMGAIALQIQETEGDTPLQRQLKRFSQQLVLVVGVLITLVFAIGILYRFSVMDMFITSVALAVSSIPEGLAVSLTVVLTIGMQKILKRRGLVKKLATAETLGGVTVICVDKTGTLTHGKMKVVDVIGNKRDLAEQVLLANDLDDPIVISAFEWGRTIISDFVSEHPRLDSLPFSSKEKFFASLNKWSNNKNKLYVNGAPDLLLKWTTLSEKERNEVYSVIDNLTKQGKRVIGFAQKDVSGNKRDLENYNIKEDLVWVGMLAFSDPVRAGVKDALEQATMAGVRTIVVTGDYSKTSEFVMLDLGIPLKSYEIITGDELKTLSAGELANKVKTVRLFARTTPDQKLAIVEALKKNGEIVAMMGDGVNDAPALHVADIGIAVGEATDVAKESADLVLLDSNFSTIVGAIEEGRAMFENIRKIILYLMCDAFSEIVVVLGGIVLGLPLPITAVQILWVNLISDGFPDLALTIDPKRATIMKEKPRFSGEHLVNKWMATLIGFVSLVAGVITLGAFIIVYSVSQDINTARSMAFIVLGLNSLAYVFSVRALMTPFWKNHLFENRWLIVAVVAGFGLQVLPFSSPSLRQFFGLHSLNLIYWVVAITLSVLMFFVIEVFKFVYQHRRRLYY